The genomic stretch CCGCGACCGACGAACGCGAGACGCAGGAACGCGTCCGAGAGGAAGCCGACCGCCACGACGAGCCCGAAGACGATCATCGAGACGCGGATGTCGTAGTTGCGGACGTGACCGAGTTCATGCGCCATCACGCCCTCCAGCTCGGCGTCGTCCATGATCGCGAGGAGACCGGTCGTTGCAGCGACCACGGCGTGCTCCGGATCACGACCGGTCGCGAAGGCGTTGGGCGCAGGGTCGTCGATCAGGTAGACCTTCGGCATCGGTGTGCCGGTCGCGATCGAGAGGTTCTCGACGATGCGGTACAGCCGCGGCTCGTCCGCCTTCTCGACGCTCACGCCCCCGCTCAAGGCGACCGCCTGACCGGCGGCGAAGAAGTACTGGAACAGCGCGTAAGCGGCGGCGACGACGAGCACCACCACCACGACCGCCGCGCTGCGGTAGACCGCGGAGGCAAGGGCGCCAAGGCCACCGATGATCGCCAAGAACAGGACAAGGATCAGGACGGTGTTGCGCTTGTTGCGGGCGATGGCGCGGTACACGAGACGCGCCTAGAACTGAACGCGCGGGGGCTCCGAGATCGCGGCGAGATCGCCGACCTCGAAGAATTCGCGCTCCGAGAAGCCGAGCCGACGCGAGAAGAGGGTGTTCGGGAACACCTTCACCTTGGTGTTCATCTCGCGCACTCCGCCGTTGTAGAAGCGACGGGCCGACTGGATCTTGTCCTCGGTGTCGACGAGCTCGCCCTGCAGCTGGAGGAAGTTCTGGCTCGCCTGGAGCTGCGGGTACG from Rathayibacter rathayi encodes the following:
- a CDS encoding M48 family metallopeptidase, translated to MYRAIARNKRNTVLILVLFLAIIGGLGALASAVYRSAAVVVVVLVVAAAYALFQYFFAAGQAVALSGGVSVEKADEPRLYRIVENLSIATGTPMPKVYLIDDPAPNAFATGRDPEHAVVAATTGLLAIMDDAELEGVMAHELGHVRNYDIRVSMIVFGLVVAVGFLSDAFLRLAFVGRGGTNNGGGNPALLIVGLVSMVLAPIVATAVQLSISRQREYLADATSALTTRHPDALARALLKLESAGRPMQRQNSSMAHLWIADPSKPGVVARLFATHPPIADRVARLSEMGSRF